A single region of the Planctomycetota bacterium genome encodes:
- a CDS encoding Gldg family protein, giving the protein MQGYKKRRYGILINLVIILGIMGIVNFISADYFWRWDLTENKSYSVTSSTRNVLKRLDDIVSIKVYCSKKLPTQLEQVAGEIRDTLNEYQAYAGSKLQVEWIDPAENKDEEQKVQRLGIPQLQASIIEQDKRELVNIYMGIGIFYADRKEILPAVTSVANLEYDLTSSILKVLKGKLKKLCFLTGHGEHTISSDYSTVKQSLEKNYEITTVDTSDGTKIPDDVETLIIAGPNELSDRDKYEIDQFLMQGKNVFFLIDSVNVSTEVFMALPKSHKLNDLLENYGVRLNNNLVLDWGANSIVTFGSQYVQFSTNYPPWPKVVHDHMAPNNPIVSRLETVAFPWISSIEINKDRIPDMEVTELLKTTPKSTEQKDNFNIDAQRLPRPNMADLKQYLLAAIIRGKFKSFFSDKPIPAPKPASDKTPLPAEADKNRQTVKECANPATIMVIGDSDFISNQLLSGGREGNLPFILNAVDWATMGGDLIGIRAKDTELKPLKETSPATKLLCKVLNIGLVPFLFILYGLVRLLLRHREKKAVEEVI; this is encoded by the coding sequence ATGCAAGGATATAAGAAAAGGCGTTACGGTATCCTGATTAACCTCGTCATCATCCTGGGGATTATGGGGATTGTCAACTTCATCTCCGCGGATTATTTCTGGCGCTGGGATTTGACGGAAAATAAGTCCTATTCGGTCACTTCATCTACCCGTAACGTCTTGAAACGGCTGGATGATATCGTTTCAATAAAAGTCTATTGCTCCAAAAAACTGCCTACCCAGCTGGAGCAGGTCGCCGGGGAAATAAGGGACACTCTTAATGAATACCAGGCTTATGCCGGCAGTAAACTGCAGGTTGAATGGATTGACCCGGCTGAAAATAAGGACGAAGAACAAAAAGTCCAGCGCCTGGGCATCCCCCAATTGCAGGCTAGTATTATCGAACAGGATAAACGCGAGCTGGTTAATATTTACATGGGAATAGGCATCTTTTACGCCGACCGCAAGGAAATCCTGCCGGCCGTTACGAGCGTCGCTAATCTTGAATACGACCTCACGAGTTCCATACTTAAGGTGCTGAAAGGCAAGCTCAAAAAACTATGCTTCCTCACCGGACATGGAGAGCATACTATCAGCAGTGATTACAGCACGGTCAAGCAATCTCTGGAAAAGAATTATGAAATCACCACGGTTGACACCTCCGACGGGACGAAAATACCGGATGACGTTGAAACCTTAATCATTGCCGGGCCGAACGAACTTTCCGACCGCGATAAATATGAAATTGACCAATTCCTGATGCAGGGAAAGAATGTCTTCTTCCTGATTGATTCGGTAAACGTTTCGACGGAAGTGTTCATGGCGCTCCCCAAAAGCCATAAGCTGAATGACCTTCTGGAAAATTATGGCGTCCGCCTGAATAACAACCTGGTTCTGGACTGGGGTGCCAATTCCATCGTCACTTTCGGCAGCCAGTATGTCCAGTTTTCCACCAACTACCCACCCTGGCCCAAGGTAGTGCATGACCACATGGCACCGAACAACCCGATTGTCAGCCGGCTGGAAACAGTCGCTTTCCCATGGATAAGTTCGATTGAAATAAATAAAGACCGTATCCCGGATATGGAGGTGACAGAGTTATTAAAAACCACTCCTAAGTCTACCGAACAGAAAGACAACTTTAATATCGATGCACAGCGCTTGCCCCGGCCTAATATGGCTGATTTAAAACAGTATCTTCTGGCCGCTATTATCCGCGGAAAATTCAAGAGTTTCTTTTCGGATAAGCCAATTCCCGCCCCCAAGCCGGCTTCGGACAAGACGCCGCTCCCGGCGGAGGCCGACAAAAACCGGCAGACTGTAAAGGAATGCGCCAATCCGGCAACTATCATGGTAATAGGCGATTCTGATTTTATATCCAATCAACTCCTCTCAGGCGGCCGGGAAGGCAATTTGCCGTTCATATTGAACGCCGTTGATTGGGCTACCATGGGCGGTGATTTAATCGGCATCCGGGCCAAAGATACGGAATTAAAACCATTAAAAGAAACATCTCCGGCGACAAAACTTTTATGCAAAGTCTTGAATATCGGTCTGGTGCCGTTCCTCTTTATCCTTTACGGGCTTGTCAGGCTACTCTTGAGGCATCGGGAGAAAAAAGCAGTTGAGGAAGTTATTTAA
- a CDS encoding ABC transporter permease encodes MRNILLITRKEFRSFFNLTIGYVFIVVYLLFTNGLFFYTLFLNNIAEMRYYFGIMPWVFLFFVAAITMRLWAEERKQGTLELLLTWPVRDYEVVIGKYLASVLLILLTLVLSINVPITLALLGKPDFGPIIGGYIGAALLGASYAAVGTCISSLTENQIIAFLLTIFILAVSLIAGWLAQIFGSLGTLLYFLSPATHFESIARGVIDSRDVIYYLSVIFFFLFLNNFIVVTQK; translated from the coding sequence ATGCGGAATATATTGCTTATTACGCGCAAGGAATTCAGGTCGTTCTTTAACCTGACCATAGGCTATGTCTTCATCGTGGTATATCTCCTTTTTACCAACGGGCTATTTTTCTATACATTATTCTTAAACAATATTGCCGAGATGCGTTATTATTTCGGGATAATGCCCTGGGTGTTCCTCTTCTTCGTGGCGGCGATTACCATGCGCCTGTGGGCGGAGGAACGCAAGCAGGGAACACTAGAGCTTCTTCTAACCTGGCCGGTCAGGGATTACGAGGTAGTCATCGGAAAATACCTGGCAAGCGTGTTATTAATTCTGCTTACGCTTGTCCTTTCCATAAACGTGCCGATAACTCTGGCATTACTGGGCAAACCGGATTTCGGCCCGATTATCGGCGGTTATATCGGCGCGGCTCTATTGGGTGCCTCTTACGCCGCGGTCGGGACGTGCATCTCAAGCCTGACCGAAAACCAGATTATCGCTTTCCTCCTAACCATATTTATCCTGGCTGTCTCGCTTATCGCCGGTTGGCTCGCCCAGATATTCGGCTCTCTGGGCACGCTTTTATATTTCCTGAGCCCGGCAACACACTTTGAAAGTATCGCGCGCGGCGTGATAGATTCCCGCGATGTGATTTATTATCTTTCGGTGATATTTTTCTTCTTATTCTTAAATAACTTTATAGTCGTAACACAGAAATAA
- a CDS encoding ATP-binding cassette domain-containing protein, which translates to MIEVKNLTKKYPGVTAVNNISFEVNRGEIVGFLGPNAAGKSTTMKMLTCYLPPTAGTASVGGFDIMENPLEIRRKIGYLAENNPLYNDLRVSDFLSFVADMRHIPSTDKREKVKRIIKTCGLEKVIKQNIGKLSKGFRQRVGLAQAMIHDPEVLILDEPTSGLDPIQIVEIRDLIKELGKEKTVIFSTHILAEVEATCTRVIIINEGKIAGSGTIEELQCKARSGAVVYAKIRGSESDIINKLKTLDKITGIKTIQKSSDNLSKYEITCAEDIDINEKIFHLAKDNNWTLAELYKEEATLEDVFIKLTKQDNK; encoded by the coding sequence ATGATAGAAGTTAAAAACCTTACCAAGAAATATCCGGGCGTAACGGCGGTTAATAATATCTCGTTTGAGGTCAACAGAGGCGAGATTGTCGGATTCCTAGGACCCAATGCCGCAGGCAAATCCACCACCATGAAGATGCTCACCTGCTACCTCCCTCCCACGGCAGGCACGGCAAGCGTGGGCGGATTTGACATCATGGAAAACCCGCTGGAAATCAGGCGGAAGATCGGCTACCTGGCCGAAAATAATCCCCTTTATAATGATTTAAGGGTGAGCGATTTCCTCTCTTTCGTCGCGGATATGCGCCATATACCATCCACAGATAAACGGGAAAAGGTAAAGCGGATTATCAAGACCTGCGGACTCGAAAAGGTAATCAAGCAGAATATCGGCAAGCTTTCCAAGGGATTCCGCCAGCGCGTCGGGCTCGCCCAGGCAATGATACACGACCCGGAAGTCCTTATCCTGGATGAACCAACATCCGGGCTTGACCCTATCCAGATTGTCGAGATACGCGATTTAATCAAGGAGCTCGGCAAAGAAAAGACCGTCATCTTCAGCACGCATATCCTGGCGGAAGTCGAGGCAACCTGCACCCGCGTCATCATCATTAACGAAGGCAAAATCGCCGGTTCGGGCACGATTGAGGAACTCCAGTGCAAGGCGCGCAGCGGCGCAGTCGTCTATGCCAAAATACGCGGGTCTGAAAGCGATATTATTAATAAGCTGAAAACACTGGATAAGATTACCGGAATTAAAACCATCCAGAAATCAAGCGACAACCTGAGCAAATACGAAATAACGTGCGCGGAAGATATTGATATCAACGAGAAAATATTCCACCTGGCAAAAGATAATAACTGGACCCTGGCCGAATTATACAAGGAAGAAGCAACCCTGGAAGATGTCTTTATCAAGCTGACTAAACAGGATAATAAATAA
- a CDS encoding RNA polymerase sigma factor, with protein MENLSDIELISLCKSGSERAFETLYERYRQTVVNFAYQILKDKDLSLDALQETFVYVFKKMPEYQPAAKLSTLLFTVTRNICLNMLSKTKCNKSIPNEEMNGFIKVKEPVNSIELVEKEELKKTVAAELDNLPDIYREVIILKILKGMQYDEISQVVGCPIGTVKSRLHNALEYLRNNLAKKGEEKDLTEPKGEVSA; from the coding sequence ATGGAGAACCTTTCTGATATAGAATTGATTTCCCTGTGTAAAAGCGGTTCTGAGCGGGCGTTTGAAACCCTTTACGAGCGTTACCGCCAGACCGTGGTTAACTTTGCCTATCAGATATTGAAAGACAAGGATTTATCGCTGGACGCGCTCCAGGAAACCTTTGTCTATGTCTTTAAGAAAATGCCTGAATACCAGCCGGCTGCCAAACTATCCACTCTGCTTTTTACCGTTACCAGGAATATCTGCCTGAATATGCTGAGTAAAACCAAGTGCAACAAGAGCATACCGAACGAAGAGATGAACGGTTTTATCAAAGTAAAAGAGCCGGTAAATTCGATTGAACTTGTGGAGAAAGAGGAGTTGAAGAAAACTGTCGCTGCCGAACTGGATAACTTACCGGATATTTACCGCGAGGTGATAATACTCAAAATACTTAAGGGGATGCAATATGATGAAATAAGCCAGGTGGTTGGTTGCCCAATCGGGACGGTGAAATCGAGGCTTCATAACGCCCTGGAGTACCTGCGGAATAACCTGGCGAAAAAAGGGGAAGAAAAAGATTTAACTGAACCAAAAGGCGAGGTGTCGGCTTAA
- a CDS encoding DUF4349 domain-containing protein, giving the protein MGKIVKPVALMLVVVSLLMIRCASYSKEWSPSWTEEVKYEKDAQRAQVSQIPPIGSFTSEINFNANESAPKSKRQVIYSSCLRLVVFHLRESLQKVQDIAGKFNGYMQEMTGNSILIRVPPDSFYDAIAEIEKIGEVVTKDIKGQDVTEEMHDLGVRIKNAEDVRNRLAGLLEKCGMMEDALKIEKELERVTGEIETLKGKLQFISHNVDHSAIRVEFNIKNPTVIQQISLPLPFPWLNELGLDHILNYSPETRGKGSSSKFKMENPEGFVRMEYPGWQHGIRLISADGINICVSVKPNLKGGALDFWRKLILRALVEGKAYSPISEEKLKTKKGAEGVILQFGTEQASGKAYRYDIAIFAKESSFLLFIKTRKLYLVEISGPEEVVKKEYDKIKNALANSKF; this is encoded by the coding sequence ATGGGAAAGATAGTAAAACCTGTTGCGCTGATGTTAGTGGTAGTTTCTTTGCTGATGATTAGATGTGCATCTTATAGCAAAGAATGGTCTCCTTCTTGGACAGAAGAAGTTAAATATGAAAAAGACGCCCAACGTGCGCAAGTTTCTCAAATACCGCCTATAGGATCCTTTACCAGCGAGATAAATTTCAACGCGAATGAATCCGCTCCAAAGTCTAAACGGCAGGTGATTTACAGCTCATGTTTAAGGCTGGTGGTATTTCATCTCAGGGAAAGCTTGCAGAAGGTGCAGGATATTGCCGGTAAGTTTAACGGGTATATGCAGGAGATGACCGGGAACAGCATTCTTATCCGCGTTCCGCCGGATTCGTTTTACGATGCCATTGCGGAGATTGAGAAAATCGGTGAGGTCGTAACCAAAGACATAAAAGGGCAGGATGTCACCGAAGAGATGCATGATTTGGGAGTAAGGATAAAAAACGCGGAGGATGTCCGGAACCGGCTGGCCGGGCTTTTGGAGAAATGCGGCATGATGGAGGATGCGCTTAAGATAGAAAAAGAACTGGAACGGGTTACCGGGGAGATAGAAACGCTCAAAGGCAAATTGCAGTTTATCAGCCATAATGTGGATCATTCGGCAATCAGGGTTGAATTTAATATCAAGAATCCTACTGTTATCCAGCAGATTTCTCTTCCGCTTCCGTTCCCGTGGCTGAATGAATTAGGGCTTGACCATATTCTTAATTACAGCCCGGAGACAAGGGGTAAGGGGAGCAGTTCCAAATTCAAGATGGAAAATCCAGAAGGATTTGTGCGGATGGAATATCCCGGCTGGCAGCACGGCATCAGGTTGATTTCGGCTGACGGGATAAATATTTGTGTTTCGGTAAAGCCGAATCTCAAAGGAGGAGCGCTGGATTTCTGGAGGAAGTTAATCCTGCGTGCCCTAGTTGAAGGGAAGGCGTATTCGCCGATTAGTGAAGAGAAATTGAAGACAAAGAAAGGAGCCGAGGGTGTTATCCTGCAGTTCGGGACAGAGCAGGCATCCGGCAAGGCTTATCGTTATGACATTGCAATATTTGCCAAGGAAAGCAGTTTTCTCCTATTTATAAAAACAAGAAAACTCTATTTAGTTGAAATATCCGGCCCGGAAGAAGTGGTTAAAAAAGAATACGATAAAATCAAGAACGCTTTAGCCAACAGCAAGTTTTAA
- a CDS encoding flavodoxin family protein — protein MKITIFNGSPHGEKGNTHFMVQALAEGMQKSGAEVENIFLSQKTIAPCKGCFTCWLKTPGKCAMADDMAELLTKFSSSDILGFATPLYVDNVTGIMKNFMDRMIPILDARFEKDASGECFHKTRLSKIPKIMVISNSGFPEPVHFQVLSLLFKRIARNMQSELIAEIYRPGGALLANHPFILKPFIYGYRNLLVKAGEEIAKNLKLSPETVAALQKPIISDEQYIKGANKSFSAALSRIKDVPRP, from the coding sequence ATGAAAATCACCATCTTTAACGGCAGCCCGCACGGAGAAAAAGGCAACACCCATTTCATGGTTCAGGCTTTGGCCGAAGGCATGCAAAAATCCGGCGCTGAGGTGGAAAATATTTTCCTCTCCCAAAAAACCATCGCGCCCTGCAAAGGCTGTTTTACCTGCTGGTTAAAGACTCCCGGAAAATGCGCCATGGCAGACGATATGGCAGAACTGCTGACAAAATTCTCGTCATCCGATATATTAGGTTTTGCCACGCCGCTTTATGTGGATAATGTCACCGGCATAATGAAGAACTTCATGGACCGGATGATTCCGATTCTTGACGCCCGCTTTGAAAAAGACGCAAGCGGGGAATGCTTCCACAAGACAAGGCTTAGTAAAATCCCGAAAATCATGGTGATATCAAATTCCGGATTTCCGGAGCCGGTGCATTTCCAGGTATTGAGCCTGTTATTCAAGCGCATCGCGCGGAATATGCAATCCGAGCTTATCGCCGAGATATACCGCCCGGGCGGCGCACTGCTCGCCAACCATCCCTTTATACTGAAACCGTTTATTTACGGATATCGCAATTTGCTCGTTAAGGCAGGAGAGGAAATCGCCAAGAATCTCAAGCTTTCCCCGGAAACAGTCGCGGCATTGCAAAAGCCCATTATATCGGACGAGCAATATATCAAAGGCGCTAATAAAAGCTTCAGCGCGGCACTTTCGCGTATTAAAGATGTACCGCGCCCCTGA
- a CDS encoding CoA activase — protein sequence MKIGIDIGSVSVKLVVLDDKNVIKKHVYCRTHGQPIEILLLLLKDLAKSYPSDEFSVAATGSGGKLVSEVCGIGFVNEVTAHAVGTGTDYPKVRCVIEIGGEDAKLIHISEKEERKNNEVKEHVSVIDFATNTVCAAGTGSFLDQQASRLGIAIENFGSVVMKSVNPPRVAGRCSVFAKTDMIHLQQVGTPVEDIAAGLCYAMARNFRSNVIKGSHLEKPVAFQGGVAANQGMIRAFRDVLELAENDLVIPENFALRGAIGAIYESSHVQSLKSSTVRKLIDKLEEYVKGRRIDLKTLEPLVGDNYPINIQTHPLKSGQKTQGYLGIDVGSISTNVVVIDKDNNVLSRRYLMTAGRPIEAVRQGLAEVGKDVGDFVEIKACGSTGSGRYMTGAFFGADAIKNEITSHAKGAVAMDPKVDTIFEIGGQDAKYISISNGVIVDFTMNKVCAAGTGSFLEEQAEKLAIKLDQEFGARALNSKAPLDLGERCTVFMESQLNYYKQQGMVKDDLLAGLAYSIATNYLNRVVEKHKIGNHILFQGGVAFNRSVKAAFEKVVGKKIIVPPHHDILGAVGAAIIAREETVGKQTAFKGFDLSKRTYQSSSFECQGCPNNCEIRRVVFEKEKPMFYGSRCGKFDDTEVKKARQTNPLPQLFKEREEKLIGNLKPEAKGSKRVGIPRSAMFFDLAPLWISFFQGLGFEVVLSDPTNRTIIKKGVENVLAEPCFPIKTAHGHILNLLDKSIDYLFLPVQVNMPKLAPDFVRSYNCPYVQSLPYTAESSIPFLEYNVKILKTVFEMARGKRFIVKAFESLAQEAGIKDRRVISRAIESAFKAHDEFNRWMVKRGREVLNNLKPNEKAIVLVGRPYNTSDPGLTLDLPERLREQGILAIPIDFLPMEELGREISGDYPYMYWKSGQRMLTAGRMVARDKRLFAIYITNFGCGPDSYITKFFEREMSSKGGSASGGHCKPFMVLEIDEHSSDVGVMTRCEAFLDTIRHSESLAETNLIQMHSFIPSRKNGRTIYIPYMGDHSHTFAAAIRSQGIPSESLPLSDEKSLSFGRKFTTGKECFPSIITTGDIVKKVNENGFKRDKSAFFMPAAQGPCRFGQYNKLHRMVLDSLEYDDIPIMLFDQIDCYHKDVAALGKSSFKRMAWRGFVMIDLMQKMMMGIRPHEVNKGESDYVYKESLEELTGRMEKNSDLASFAAQTRHRFAQVKTDPTIKKPKIGVVGEIYVRNNPFANDFMVRKLESLGAEVSLPPMEEWVDYLDYCRKGTYLTNKDYKHYLAQRIAEFVQEYDANRLRKGFKGAIRDFPLEDSMEKVIHCGGCYISPAILGESILSMGRAVEYAKKGFHGIVNVIPFGCMPGIVVTAILKQFRDDYPDIPIITLTVDGVKDPGGEMRLEAFVQQCCDNM from the coding sequence ATGAAGATAGGAATTGATATCGGTTCGGTCAGTGTTAAGCTGGTTGTTCTGGATGATAAGAATGTTATCAAAAAACATGTTTATTGCCGGACGCATGGACAGCCAATAGAAATACTTCTTTTGCTTCTCAAGGATTTAGCCAAATCTTATCCTTCAGATGAATTTTCCGTTGCGGCAACCGGAAGCGGCGGAAAGCTTGTTTCCGAGGTTTGCGGCATCGGTTTTGTCAATGAGGTCACCGCCCACGCCGTCGGCACCGGGACGGATTATCCGAAAGTTAGATGCGTGATAGAAATCGGCGGCGAGGACGCCAAGCTGATTCATATCAGCGAAAAAGAAGAGCGGAAAAATAACGAAGTTAAAGAACACGTCAGTGTAATAGATTTTGCCACCAATACGGTCTGTGCCGCCGGGACGGGTTCGTTCCTCGACCAGCAGGCATCGCGCCTGGGGATAGCGATAGAAAACTTCGGCAGCGTGGTAATGAAATCGGTTAATCCTCCGCGCGTGGCGGGCCGGTGCAGCGTTTTTGCCAAGACGGATATGATACATCTCCAGCAGGTAGGCACCCCGGTTGAGGATATCGCGGCCGGCTTATGTTATGCCATGGCGCGCAACTTCAGGAGCAATGTCATCAAGGGAAGCCATCTGGAAAAGCCGGTGGCCTTTCAGGGCGGTGTGGCGGCAAACCAGGGAATGATCCGCGCCTTTAGGGATGTCCTGGAACTGGCGGAAAACGATTTGGTCATACCGGAAAACTTTGCGCTGCGCGGTGCGATTGGGGCAATATATGAAAGTTCACATGTTCAATCGCTCAAAAGCTCAACAGTCCGGAAATTGATAGATAAGCTCGAAGAATATGTTAAAGGACGCCGGATTGATCTTAAAACACTCGAACCTTTGGTCGGCGATAATTACCCGATAAATATTCAAACGCATCCGCTGAAAAGCGGGCAGAAAACGCAGGGGTATCTGGGGATTGATGTCGGCTCGATTTCCACCAATGTGGTGGTGATAGATAAGGATAATAATGTTTTAAGCCGTAGATATCTCATGACCGCGGGCAGGCCGATTGAGGCGGTCAGGCAGGGATTGGCCGAGGTCGGTAAGGATGTCGGCGATTTCGTGGAAATCAAGGCGTGCGGCTCGACCGGCTCGGGCCGTTATATGACCGGCGCGTTTTTCGGCGCGGATGCCATCAAGAACGAAATCACCAGCCATGCCAAAGGCGCCGTGGCAATGGACCCGAAAGTGGATACGATTTTTGAAATCGGCGGGCAGGACGCGAAATATATCAGCATCTCTAACGGAGTTATCGTTGATTTCACCATGAACAAGGTCTGCGCCGCCGGGACGGGGTCGTTCCTTGAAGAACAGGCGGAAAAGCTGGCTATTAAGCTCGACCAGGAATTCGGAGCTCGCGCCTTGAATTCCAAGGCACCGCTTGATTTAGGCGAACGCTGCACCGTCTTTATGGAATCGCAGCTTAATTATTATAAACAGCAGGGCATGGTCAAGGATGACCTCTTAGCGGGGCTGGCTTATTCGATTGCGACTAATTACTTGAACCGCGTGGTGGAAAAACACAAGATAGGTAATCATATTTTATTCCAGGGTGGCGTGGCGTTTAACCGTTCGGTTAAGGCGGCGTTTGAGAAAGTGGTCGGCAAGAAAATTATCGTTCCGCCTCATCATGATATCCTTGGCGCGGTAGGCGCTGCCATTATCGCGCGTGAAGAAACGGTTGGGAAACAGACTGCCTTTAAGGGATTCGATTTATCCAAACGAACTTACCAATCGTCATCATTTGAATGCCAGGGATGCCCGAATAATTGCGAAATACGCCGGGTGGTCTTTGAAAAGGAAAAGCCGATGTTTTACGGCTCCCGTTGCGGCAAATTCGATGATACGGAAGTCAAAAAGGCGCGCCAAACCAATCCTCTGCCGCAGTTATTCAAGGAAAGGGAAGAAAAACTAATCGGTAACTTGAAACCGGAAGCCAAAGGTTCCAAGCGCGTCGGCATCCCGAGAAGCGCGATGTTCTTCGACCTGGCACCGTTATGGATAAGCTTTTTCCAGGGGCTTGGTTTCGAAGTCGTGCTTTCCGACCCGACCAACCGGACGATTATCAAGAAGGGCGTGGAAAACGTCCTTGCCGAACCGTGTTTCCCGATTAAGACCGCGCACGGGCATATCCTCAACCTTCTTGATAAATCAATAGATTATCTCTTCCTGCCGGTCCAGGTGAATATGCCCAAACTCGCTCCGGATTTCGTGCGCTCTTATAACTGCCCGTATGTCCAGTCATTGCCTTACACAGCGGAAAGTTCCATCCCGTTTTTGGAATATAACGTGAAAATACTAAAGACGGTCTTTGAGATGGCCAGAGGAAAGAGATTTATCGTCAAGGCGTTTGAATCGCTGGCGCAAGAGGCAGGCATCAAAGACCGAAGGGTTATTAGCCGCGCAATCGAATCCGCTTTCAAGGCGCATGACGAATTCAACCGCTGGATGGTAAAACGCGGGCGCGAAGTCCTGAATAATCTAAAGCCGAATGAAAAGGCAATCGTCTTGGTCGGCCGCCCTTATAATACATCCGACCCCGGCCTGACCCTGGATTTGCCAGAGCGCCTGCGCGAGCAAGGGATTCTGGCGATACCGATAGATTTCCTTCCGATGGAGGAATTAGGCAGGGAAATCTCTGGCGATTATCCTTATATGTATTGGAAATCCGGCCAGCGGATGCTTACCGCCGGAAGGATGGTTGCCCGCGACAAGCGTTTGTTTGCCATTTACATCACCAATTTCGGCTGCGGGCCGGATTCATATATTACCAAGTTCTTCGAGCGCGAGATGTCCTCCAAAGGCGGATCCGCCTCTGGCGGACACTGCAAGCCATTTATGGTACTGGAAATCGACGAGCATTCAAGCGATGTCGGCGTGATGACCCGTTGCGAGGCGTTCCTGGATACCATCCGCCATAGCGAATCGCTCGCCGAGACTAATCTTATCCAGATGCATTCATTCATACCGAGCCGTAAAAACGGCCGGACGATTTATATCCCGTATATGGGCGACCACAGCCATACCTTTGCCGCGGCAATCCGGTCGCAGGGGATTCCGTCGGAATCGCTTCCGCTTTCCGATGAGAAGAGTCTTTCCTTCGGCAGGAAATTCACCACCGGCAAGGAATGTTTCCCGAGCATCATTACGACCGGCGATATCGTCAAGAAGGTTAATGAGAACGGTTTTAAGCGTGACAAGAGCGCTTTCTTCATGCCCGCGGCACAGGGACCCTGCCGTTTCGGGCAGTATAATAAGCTCCACCGCATGGTTCTGGACAGCCTTGAATATGATGATATCCCGATAATGCTCTTTGACCAGATTGATTGTTACCATAAAGACGTGGCGGCGCTGGGCAAGAGCAGTTTTAAGCGGATGGCATGGCGCGGGTTTGTCATGATTGACCTCATGCAGAAAATGATGATGGGAATACGCCCGCATGAAGTTAACAAGGGCGAATCAGACTACGTCTATAAGGAATCGCTGGAGGAATTGACCGGCCGCATGGAAAAGAACAGCGATTTGGCATCTTTTGCCGCCCAAACAAGGCATCGCTTTGCCCAGGTAAAGACAGACCCGACTATTAAGAAACCGAAAATCGGGGTGGTCGGCGAGATTTATGTCCGTAATAACCCCTTTGCCAATGATTTCATGGTCAGGAAGCTCGAGTCCCTGGGTGCGGAAGTTTCGCTCCCGCCGATGGAGGAATGGGTGGATTATTTGGATTATTGCCGCAAGGGAACTTATCTTACGAACAAAGACTATAAGCATTATCTGGCGCAAAGAATTGCCGAATTCGTCCAGGAATATGATGCCAACCGCCTGAGAAAAGGATTCAAGGGCGCCATCCGCGATTTCCCCCTGGAAGACTCGATGGAAAAGGTGATACATTGCGGCGGTTGTTATATCAGTCCGGCAATTCTTGGCGAATCGATATTGTCAATGGGGCGCGCTGTGGAATACGCCAAGAAGGGGTTCCACGGGATTGTGAACGTGATTCCTTTCGGGTGCATGCCGGGTATTGTAGTGACGGCGATACTGAAGCAATTCCGGGATGACTATCCCGATATCCCGATAATCACTCTGACGGTGGACGGTGTAAAAGACCCGGGCGGCGAAATGCGCTTGGAAGCCTTTGTCCAGCAGTGCTGTGATAACATGTGA